Proteins encoded in a region of the Bacillus sp. T3 genome:
- the deoD gene encoding purine-nucleoside phosphorylase, translated as MSIHIAAKENEIAETVLLPGDPLRAKYIAETFLENTVCYNEVRNMFGYTGTYKGKPISVQGTGMGVPSISIYINELMQSYNVQKLIRVGTCGAIQRDVKVRDVILAMSASTDSQMNRLTFGGVDYAPTADFDLLKKAYDAGVQKGLNLKVGNVFTADLFYNDNAEHEKWAKYKILAIEMETAALYTLAAKFSRQALSVLTVSDHILTGEETTAEERQTTFNEMIEVALEASITE; from the coding sequence ATGAGTATCCATATTGCTGCAAAAGAAAACGAAATTGCTGAAACCGTACTCTTACCAGGTGATCCACTGCGAGCAAAGTATATAGCTGAAACCTTTTTAGAAAACACTGTTTGTTATAATGAGGTTCGTAATATGTTTGGCTATACAGGTACATATAAAGGAAAACCTATTTCCGTTCAAGGAACTGGGATGGGGGTTCCATCCATATCCATTTACATTAATGAGCTAATGCAAAGCTATAATGTTCAAAAATTAATACGAGTTGGTACTTGTGGGGCCATTCAAAGGGATGTAAAAGTAAGAGACGTTATCCTAGCGATGAGTGCATCAACGGATTCGCAAATGAACCGCCTTACTTTTGGAGGGGTTGATTATGCTCCAACTGCGGATTTTGATTTGCTAAAAAAAGCGTACGATGCTGGAGTTCAAAAGGGGCTTAATTTAAAAGTAGGAAATGTTTTCACTGCCGACCTATTTTATAATGATAATGCCGAGCATGAAAAATGGGCAAAATACAAAATATTAGCAATTGAAATGGAGACAGCGGCGCTCTATACATTAGCGGCGAAATTCAGCCGTCAGGCGTTATCCGTTCTTACGGTGAGTGATCACATTCTAACCGGTGAAGAAACGACAGCAGAAGAGAGACAAACAACCTTCAATGAGATGATTGAAGTTGCATTAGAGGCTTCTATAACAGAATAA
- a CDS encoding GNAT family N-acetyltransferase, producing the protein MLKKRDLHDCHALYDLMTHPEVFPFVRHKADCYDEFVFITKQTIEAEERGELISRTILDEWGAPIGTINLFDIQDNAGFLGTWLGKPYHGKGYNKPAKDAFFEELFFELGIEHIFMRIRKTNIRSIKAAQKLPYVMNANESRQHLYDQINADGIVYDLFEISKDQYTFHVLRTNPQQQESSQLA; encoded by the coding sequence ATGCTCAAGAAGCGGGATCTTCATGACTGTCATGCTTTGTATGATTTAATGACGCACCCAGAAGTCTTCCCTTTTGTGCGCCATAAAGCGGATTGCTACGATGAGTTTGTCTTTATTACGAAGCAAACAATTGAAGCAGAAGAACGCGGTGAATTGATTTCACGAACGATTCTTGACGAGTGGGGCGCTCCAATTGGGACGATAAATTTGTTCGATATTCAAGATAACGCTGGATTTTTGGGAACTTGGCTCGGTAAACCATATCACGGTAAAGGCTATAATAAACCTGCAAAGGACGCTTTCTTTGAGGAACTTTTCTTTGAATTAGGTATCGAACATATTTTTATGCGCATTCGGAAAACAAATATTCGTTCCATTAAAGCTGCGCAAAAACTGCCATATGTGATGAATGCTAATGAATCAAGACAACACTTATATGATCAAATTAACGCGGATGGAATCGTGTATGATTTATTTGAGATTTCAAAGGACCAATACACATTCCATGTCTTACGAACAAATCCACAGCAACAAGAATCGTCACAATTGGCATAA
- a CDS encoding MBL fold metallo-hydrolase encodes MTVNVMNSKDVTQKVFNKEELFILDVRNESDFQDWKIEGENFEYYNIPYFELLDGVESIMDKIPSDKEVLVVCAKEGSSIMIAEMLSDAGLAVSYLKGGMKAWSEHLEPVKVGDLKDGGEIYQFVRIGKGCLSYMVVSNADAAIIDATRMTDIYLEFADSIGAKITHVFDTHLHADHISGGRSIAEKTGATYWLPPKDATDVTFEFQPLEDGHLVEIGTVKINIHALYSPGHTIGSTSFIVDEKFLLSGDILFIDSIGRPDLAGLAQDWVGDLRESLYKRYRELSEELIVLPAHFMIIEELNEDGSVSEKLGTLYAQNHGLNIEDENDFRKMVTENLPPQPNAYQEIRETNMGKISPDEEKQREMEIGPNRCAVR; translated from the coding sequence ATGACTGTAAATGTAATGAACTCAAAAGATGTTACACAAAAAGTATTTAATAAGGAAGAATTATTCATTCTAGATGTTCGAAATGAGAGTGACTTTCAGGATTGGAAAATTGAAGGAGAAAACTTCGAGTATTATAATATCCCTTATTTTGAATTACTAGATGGTGTTGAAAGTATTATGGATAAGATTCCTTCTGATAAAGAAGTTTTAGTGGTATGTGCGAAGGAAGGATCATCTATTATGATAGCTGAAATGCTCTCTGACGCAGGGCTTGCGGTTTCTTATCTAAAGGGTGGAATGAAAGCTTGGAGTGAGCATTTGGAACCTGTAAAGGTAGGAGATTTGAAAGATGGCGGTGAAATTTATCAGTTTGTACGTATCGGTAAGGGCTGCTTATCTTATATGGTTGTATCGAATGCTGATGCTGCGATAATTGATGCCACTCGAATGACTGATATTTATCTTGAATTTGCTGATAGTATTGGTGCAAAAATTACTCATGTTTTTGACACACACTTACATGCGGACCACATTTCCGGTGGAAGAAGCATTGCAGAAAAAACAGGCGCTACTTATTGGCTGCCTCCAAAGGATGCAACAGACGTTACTTTTGAGTTCCAACCATTAGAAGATGGACACCTAGTAGAAATTGGAACGGTAAAAATTAATATTCATGCCTTATATTCTCCAGGCCATACAATTGGGTCTACTTCATTTATTGTCGATGAAAAGTTCTTACTTTCTGGTGATATCTTGTTCATTGACTCAATCGGAAGACCAGATTTAGCTGGCTTAGCTCAGGATTGGGTAGGTGATTTAAGAGAAAGTCTATATAAACGTTACAGAGAACTTTCCGAGGAACTAATTGTTCTTCCTGCACACTTCATGATTATTGAAGAACTAAATGAAGATGGTAGTGTATCAGAAAAATTAGGAACATTATATGCACAAAATCATGGCCTGAATATTGAAGATGAAAATGATTTTAGAAAAATGGTAACGGAAAACTTACCACCACAACCAAATGCTTATCAAGAAATTCGTGAAACAAACATGGGAAAAATCAGTCCTGATGAAGAAAAGCAACGTGAAATGGAAATTGGACCAAATCGCTGTGCAGTTCGTTAA
- a CDS encoding sulfite exporter TauE/SafE family protein: MDIGFIITIFLIGFIGSYISGMLGIGGSIIKYPMLLYIPPLFGLAAFSAHEVSGISAVQVFFATIGGVWAYRKGGYLNKSLIGYMGASILVGSFVGGYGSRLMTEGGINLVYGILALIAAIMMFVPKKGIDDIPLDQVKFNKWIAVSLALIVGIGSGIVGAAGAFLLVPIMLVVLKIPTRMTIASSLAITFISSIGATIGKISTGQVEFLPSVIMIIASLIASPLGAMAGKKINTKVLQVILAILILATAIKIWLDIL; encoded by the coding sequence ATGGATATTGGCTTTATCATTACCATCTTCTTAATTGGTTTTATTGGTTCCTATATATCTGGGATGTTAGGAATAGGCGGTTCCATTATTAAATATCCGATGCTTTTATATATTCCACCTTTATTTGGTTTAGCAGCATTTAGTGCGCATGAAGTATCAGGAATAAGCGCTGTTCAGGTGTTTTTTGCGACGATTGGTGGTGTATGGGCCTACCGAAAAGGAGGATATTTAAATAAATCACTAATTGGATACATGGGAGCAAGCATATTAGTTGGTAGTTTTGTTGGCGGTTATGGTTCAAGGTTAATGACAGAAGGTGGGATCAATTTAGTTTATGGGATATTAGCATTAATAGCCGCAATCATGATGTTTGTTCCGAAAAAAGGAATTGATGATATACCGCTAGACCAAGTGAAGTTTAATAAATGGATTGCAGTATCTTTAGCATTAATTGTTGGTATTGGTTCTGGAATTGTAGGAGCAGCAGGAGCATTTTTATTAGTTCCAATCATGCTAGTTGTATTAAAAATACCGACACGTATGACGATTGCATCTTCATTGGCTATTACATTTATCTCCTCAATCGGTGCTACTATAGGGAAAATTTCAACCGGACAAGTAGAATTTTTACCTTCAGTCATCATGATTATAGCAAGCCTTATTGCCTCACCATTAGGTGCAATGGCTGGGAAAAAGATAAACACCAAGGTTTTACAAGTAATCTTGGCTATATTAATTTTAGCAACAGCAATAAAGATTTGGCTGGATATACTATAG
- a CDS encoding Hsp20/alpha crystallin family protein, protein MFPFNLFPFNQNMKQMMNGMKPEQLEKYTQEIMGKMMSSHMEGMTNPQELFKNLFPETNYQSSSSPDLKYSIFDTHEHVFVRINIQTEEWLNSMKICHTANQIIIEHIPNQDDKHSLTLPAIVKKKGATANYKDSVLEIKIPKSVDMQYSEIDVTELF, encoded by the coding sequence ATGTTCCCTTTTAATTTATTTCCATTTAACCAAAATATGAAGCAAATGATGAATGGCATGAAGCCTGAGCAATTGGAAAAGTATACCCAAGAAATAATGGGTAAAATGATGTCTAGCCATATGGAGGGTATGACCAACCCTCAAGAACTGTTCAAAAATCTATTTCCAGAAACCAATTACCAATCATCCAGTTCTCCAGATTTGAAGTATTCCATCTTTGATACACATGAACATGTTTTTGTTCGAATAAACATCCAAACCGAAGAATGGTTAAACTCGATGAAAATCTGTCATACAGCAAATCAGATCATTATTGAGCATATTCCAAACCAAGATGACAAACACAGTTTGACCCTTCCTGCCATCGTTAAGAAAAAAGGTGCAACCGCCAACTATAAAGACAGTGTATTAGAAATAAAAATCCCCAAAAGCGTTGACATGCAATATTCTGAGATTGATGTTACTGAACTTTTTTAG
- a CDS encoding sulfurtransferase TusA family protein produces the protein MEANKVLDAKGLACPMPIVKTKKAMNELESGQVLEIHATDKGAKNDLTAWAKSGGHELIKHEVENDVLKFWIKKG, from the coding sequence ATGGAAGCAAATAAGGTTTTAGACGCAAAAGGGTTAGCGTGCCCAATGCCAATTGTAAAAACAAAAAAGGCGATGAATGAATTAGAAAGTGGTCAAGTTTTGGAAATTCATGCAACAGATAAAGGTGCAAAAAATGACCTTACTGCATGGGCAAAATCAGGTGGTCATGAGCTAATTAAACACGAAGTTGAGAACGATGTTTTGAAATTTTGGATTAAAAAAGGCTAA
- a CDS encoding M15 family metallopeptidase translates to MNRLHIPIVLSLILLTGCNRFDTYFKKLPFINESDQNGSQQIDEKKVDEKTNDQTTADELTLEAGYFNVIEQVAGKSVIQNPKNELALVNKLYALPEGYIPSDLKRPNVHFSFGEEELEKSFLREAAANALEKMFVQAKQEGIELNAVSGYRSYDRQVALFAAEVSRVGEEQAIQAVAVPGNSEHQTGLAMDISSDSMNNELSEQFETSVEGKWLAENAHRFGFILRYPKGKENITGYQFEPWHFRYVGEKSATVIYEKNWTLEEFFNIVKKI, encoded by the coding sequence ATGAATAGATTGCATATCCCAATTGTTTTAAGTCTGATTTTATTAACCGGATGCAATCGGTTTGATACGTATTTTAAAAAGCTTCCCTTTATAAATGAATCTGATCAGAATGGCTCACAACAGATTGATGAAAAAAAGGTAGATGAAAAAACAAATGATCAGACCACAGCTGATGAATTGACACTTGAGGCTGGATATTTTAATGTGATTGAACAGGTTGCCGGAAAAAGTGTCATTCAAAATCCTAAGAATGAATTAGCATTAGTTAATAAACTGTATGCGCTACCTGAAGGGTACATCCCTTCAGACTTAAAAAGGCCAAATGTTCATTTTTCATTTGGTGAAGAGGAATTAGAGAAAAGCTTTCTTCGTGAAGCAGCAGCAAATGCCCTTGAAAAAATGTTTGTTCAGGCTAAACAGGAAGGGATCGAATTAAATGCTGTTTCTGGATATAGGTCTTATGACCGACAGGTAGCACTTTTTGCTGCAGAGGTTAGTCGTGTGGGTGAAGAGCAGGCTATACAAGCCGTTGCTGTCCCAGGGAACAGTGAGCATCAAACTGGGCTAGCTATGGATATATCGAGTGATAGTATGAACAATGAATTATCGGAACAATTTGAGACAAGTGTTGAAGGTAAATGGTTAGCTGAAAATGCTCATCGATTTGGTTTTATTCTCCGCTATCCAAAAGGTAAAGAGAACATAACAGGGTACCAATTTGAGCCTTGGCATTTCCGTTATGTTGGAGAAAAGTCTGCTACAGTTATCTATGAAAAAAATTGGACTCTTGAAGAATTTTTTAACATTGTCAAAAAAATATAA
- a CDS encoding amidohydrolase yields MKTLLKNAYIYPITSSPIQRGDVLIENEIISKIGANLPADSNTRIIDCVGGFLFPGFIDVHTHLGLYDEGTGWAGNDANETIEPLTPHVRAIDGVYPLDPAFVDAVKYGITTVHIMPGSSNVIGGTTSVIKTSGNNINKMIVKETAGLKIAFGENPKRIHSNGSQDSMTRMGIMGLLREAFYNAKRVENPELSLRIQPLVKALNREIPVRIHAHRADDILSAVRLAKEFDLDLRIEHCTEGHLIASELASMNLKVSVGPTLTRRSKVELKNKTWKTYQELTNHGIEVSIITDHPYTPIQYLNICAALAVREGLSEQKALEGITILPARNLQVDDILGSIEVGKDADLVLWTHHPFHFLATPKWTMINGEFVYVKNLKKQ; encoded by the coding sequence ATGAAAACACTATTAAAGAACGCATATATTTATCCAATAACATCATCTCCCATCCAAAGAGGTGATGTATTAATTGAAAATGAAATCATCTCTAAAATCGGTGCTAATTTGCCTGCAGATTCAAATACCAGAATCATTGACTGTGTCGGGGGATTCTTATTTCCCGGTTTCATTGATGTTCATACCCATTTAGGATTATACGATGAAGGAACGGGATGGGCTGGTAATGATGCGAATGAAACAATTGAACCCCTAACCCCTCATGTTCGCGCCATAGATGGAGTTTATCCCCTCGATCCTGCATTTGTTGATGCAGTTAAATACGGCATTACAACGGTTCATATTATGCCTGGTAGCTCGAATGTTATTGGTGGAACGACATCTGTCATAAAGACCAGCGGAAATAACATTAATAAAATGATTGTCAAAGAAACCGCTGGCCTAAAAATTGCATTTGGTGAGAACCCAAAACGAATTCACAGCAATGGGAGCCAGGATTCAATGACGCGAATGGGAATTATGGGATTGCTAAGAGAGGCATTTTACAATGCAAAACGTGTTGAGAATCCTGAATTATCCTTGAGAATTCAGCCTTTAGTAAAAGCATTAAACAGAGAAATTCCCGTACGGATTCATGCCCACCGCGCCGATGATATTTTATCAGCTGTTCGCCTAGCAAAAGAATTTGATCTCGACCTTAGGATTGAACATTGTACCGAAGGGCATTTAATTGCATCTGAATTAGCATCTATGAACTTAAAAGTTTCAGTTGGCCCCACTTTAACACGTCGTTCAAAGGTTGAATTAAAAAACAAGACATGGAAAACATATCAGGAACTAACCAATCATGGTATTGAAGTTTCGATTATAACCGATCACCCTTATACGCCCATACAATACTTAAACATATGTGCAGCTTTAGCCGTTCGCGAAGGACTATCGGAGCAAAAAGCTTTGGAAGGAATTACAATATTACCAGCAAGAAATCTTCAAGTTGATGATATATTAGGGAGCATTGAAGTCGGAAAAGACGCGGATCTTGTGCTATGGACTCACCATCCTTTCCACTTTCTAGCCACCCCAAAATGGACCATGATAAATGGCGAATTTGTCTATGTGAAAAATTTGAAAAAGCAGTGA
- a CDS encoding sulfurtransferase TusA family protein, with protein MDNMKANVILDAKGLACPMPIVKTKKAMNGLDAGQVLEVQATDKGSKADIKAWSESTGHQYLGTLEEGEVLKHYIRKSSSDESIERKHPNVINNDELEKKIEASENIVVLDVRETAEFAFNHIPIAISIPLGELEQRLGELDKEKETYVVCRTGSRSDLAAQNLADLGFTKVINVVPGMSQWSGKTTGLKN; from the coding sequence ATGGATAACATGAAAGCAAATGTAATTTTAGATGCAAAAGGATTAGCATGTCCAATGCCAATTGTCAAAACGAAGAAGGCAATGAATGGATTAGATGCTGGTCAAGTATTGGAAGTTCAGGCAACGGATAAAGGGTCCAAAGCTGATATCAAGGCATGGTCTGAAAGTACAGGTCATCAATATTTAGGGACGCTGGAGGAAGGAGAAGTATTAAAACACTATATTAGAAAGTCCTCAAGTGATGAATCAATCGAAAGAAAACATCCAAATGTCATTAATAATGACGAACTCGAAAAGAAAATTGAAGCAAGTGAAAATATTGTAGTTCTTGATGTAAGAGAAACAGCAGAATTTGCCTTTAATCACATTCCTATTGCGATTTCGATTCCTTTAGGTGAACTAGAACAACGTTTAGGTGAATTAGATAAAGAAAAAGAAACTTATGTTGTTTGCCGAACAGGGAGCCGCAGTGACCTTGCTGCACAAAATTTAGCGGATTTGGGCTTTACAAAAGTTATAAACGTTGTCCCAGGTATGAGTCAATGGTCAGGAAAAACAACTGGTTTAAAAAATTAG
- a CDS encoding MATE family efflux transporter produces the protein MKKTTTIKEKLQQLLIILLPILVTQVGLMMMNFFDTTMSGHYNSIDLAGVAIGSSLWVPIFTGLSGIMLAITPIIAQLVGAKNEKKVPFAVIQGVYLSVLLAISVIVIGSFILDPLLNKMQLEKGVHAVARQFLVALSTGMIPLFVFNLLRSFIDALGKTRVSMIITLMSLPINIFLNYLLIFGKWGFPELGGVGAGYATAITYWIILFIAISIIHLLVPFKSYGVFRKLYSISISMWKEILVIGIPIGLAIFFETSIFSAVTLLMSEFNTATIASHQSAINFASLLYMIPLSISMALTIVVGFEVGAKRLKDAKVYSLMGITIAVIMAFFSGLILLLFRDGIAGIYTDDPSVQKLTAHFLLYALFFQLSDAIQAPIQGALRGYKDVNITFIMALVSYWVIGLPLGYFLAKYSDLGPYGYWVGLISGLAFGAIFLSYRLWSIQHYPRFVTAKEPS, from the coding sequence ATGAAAAAAACAACCACTATTAAAGAAAAACTCCAACAGTTATTAATCATCTTACTTCCTATTCTTGTAACTCAAGTAGGACTAATGATGATGAATTTTTTTGATACTACAATGTCTGGCCATTATAATTCGATTGATTTAGCAGGTGTGGCAATTGGTTCCTCTTTATGGGTACCGATATTTACTGGTCTTAGCGGTATCATGCTTGCTATCACACCTATCATTGCACAACTGGTTGGAGCAAAAAACGAAAAGAAAGTGCCTTTCGCTGTCATTCAAGGGGTGTACCTGTCAGTACTACTCGCAATTAGCGTAATTGTAATTGGTTCCTTTATATTAGATCCTCTATTAAATAAAATGCAGCTCGAAAAAGGTGTACATGCTGTTGCAAGGCAATTTTTAGTTGCATTAAGCACCGGAATGATTCCATTATTCGTCTTTAATCTGCTTCGATCTTTCATTGATGCCCTTGGAAAAACAAGGGTATCGATGATTATTACATTAATGTCACTACCTATTAATATCTTTTTAAATTACTTATTGATTTTTGGAAAATGGGGGTTCCCTGAACTTGGTGGAGTAGGAGCCGGCTACGCTACTGCCATTACTTACTGGATTATTTTGTTTATTGCGATATCCATTATTCATCTACTAGTTCCATTTAAATCGTATGGTGTTTTTAGAAAGCTCTATTCCATTTCCATCTCAATGTGGAAGGAAATATTGGTCATTGGAATCCCGATTGGATTAGCTATTTTCTTTGAGACGAGTATTTTTTCGGCAGTCACCTTATTAATGAGTGAATTTAACACTGCAACAATCGCCTCCCACCAGTCAGCCATTAATTTCGCTTCACTGCTTTACATGATTCCACTTAGCATATCGATGGCACTAACGATAGTCGTTGGATTTGAAGTTGGGGCTAAACGTCTTAAAGATGCCAAAGTCTATAGTTTAATGGGAATTACGATTGCCGTGATAATGGCCTTTTTCTCAGGGCTCATCCTATTATTATTTAGAGATGGAATCGCTGGAATTTATACAGATGATCCATCCGTTCAAAAGCTAACAGCCCATTTTCTGTTATACGCCCTATTTTTCCAGCTATCCGATGCCATTCAAGCACCGATTCAAGGTGCGTTACGAGGCTACAAAGATGTTAATATTACGTTTATCATGGCTCTTGTTTCCTACTGGGTGATTGGGTTGCCATTAGGTTATTTTTTAGCCAAATATTCGGATCTCGGTCCATATGGTTATTGGGTGGGGTTGATTTCTGGATTAGCGTTCGGGGCAATCTTTCTTAGCTATAGACTTTGGTCGATCCAACACTATCCAAGATTTGTTACAGCAAAGGAGCCTTCCTAA
- a CDS encoding DsrE/DsrF/DrsH-like family protein, translating into MAEKKKTTIVLLSGDYDKTMAAYIIANGAAAYDHEVTIFHTFWGLNALRKDENISVEKGFLEKMFSKMMPRGADKMGLSKMNFAGFGPKLIKKVMKKHNAMSLPQLIEMAQEQDIKLIACTMTMDLLGLQKEELLDNIEYAGVAAYLAEAEDGNVNLFI; encoded by the coding sequence ATGGCAGAGAAGAAAAAAACAACAATCGTCCTATTAAGCGGAGATTATGATAAAACAATGGCAGCTTATATTATTGCGAATGGTGCAGCAGCCTACGACCATGAAGTAACTATCTTTCACACATTCTGGGGATTAAATGCTTTACGCAAAGATGAAAATATTTCAGTTGAAAAAGGATTTTTGGAGAAAATGTTTTCGAAAATGATGCCGAGAGGCGCTGACAAAATGGGACTTTCAAAAATGAACTTTGCTGGTTTTGGACCTAAGTTGATTAAGAAGGTCATGAAAAAACACAATGCAATGTCTCTTCCTCAACTAATTGAAATGGCTCAAGAGCAGGATATAAAATTAATTGCATGTACCATGACGATGGATTTACTAGGTCTGCAAAAAGAAGAGCTATTAGACAATATTGAATATGCAGGAGTTGCCGCGTATTTAGCAGAGGCTGAAGACGGGAATGTAAATTTATTTATTTAG
- a CDS encoding FixH family protein — MKKFLGLILLVGFLFALVACSGSEESNDEHNEDSMKWVDVNLTISPEKPQANEPVLFKAAVTYGDEIVTDAKEVSFEIWRANDENHEEVAVEKATDGAYQLEKNFERDGTYYVIAHVTAKSMHNMPKKEFVIGTPSEPEKKDEKSQYMEEHDSMDDSESK, encoded by the coding sequence TTGAAAAAATTTTTGGGATTGATTTTGCTTGTGGGTTTTCTGTTCGCCTTAGTGGCTTGCTCTGGTTCTGAGGAATCAAATGATGAGCATAATGAGGATTCGATGAAATGGGTTGATGTAAACTTGACGATTAGCCCTGAAAAACCACAGGCCAATGAACCTGTTCTCTTTAAAGCAGCCGTAACATATGGGGATGAGATTGTTACAGATGCAAAAGAAGTATCATTTGAAATTTGGCGTGCCAACGATGAAAATCATGAGGAAGTTGCGGTAGAAAAAGCAACCGATGGTGCGTACCAGCTTGAAAAAAACTTTGAAAGAGATGGAACATATTATGTCATTGCCCATGTTACGGCAAAGAGTATGCATAATATGCCGAAGAAGGAATTTGTTATCGGTACTCCGAGTGAACCAGAGAAGAAGGATGAAAAGAGCCAGTATATGGAAGAACATGATTCAATGGACGATTCAGAATCAAAATAA
- a CDS encoding YflJ family protein → MAYPGSKGWYVGELKKLGISKHPIERKKLELYKTFIVRNLYKEIVDNKEKE, encoded by the coding sequence ATGGCATATCCTGGTTCAAAGGGCTGGTATGTAGGTGAATTAAAGAAGCTAGGCATCTCTAAACATCCGATTGAACGGAAAAAACTAGAACTATATAAAACCTTTATTGTTCGGAACTTGTATAAGGAAATTGTAGATAATAAGGAAAAAGAATGA
- a CDS encoding S41 family peptidase, translating to MKKFHFAMLLFLLVFLTAGITTFALAFGDEKVVQNPTVNEREEFDKLYTVFDTLKQDYFKDVKDSKLINGAINGMIEALDDPYSDYMNEEEANSFHQSISSSFEGIGAEIQEQDGHIVIVTPLKGSPAEKAGLKPNDKVITVDGKSLQGMSSTEAVTLIRGKKGTKVELSIMRTGMEEPMNVSIIRDTIPLQTVYGKMLDGGIAQVQITSFSQNTTSDLEKVLTEMKDQGMKGLVLDLRQNPGGLLDQAINISSMFVPNGKIIFKVEDRAGKIQEYKSENQGNSTTPLVVLIDKGSASASEIFAAAVSESAGIPLVGETSFGKGTVQRAQDFEDGSNIKLTTEKWLTPKGNWIHQKGIKPDYEVALPEYASLQIIDPEKEYKISSSGNEVKSAQKMLKAIGFDPGREDGFFDQNTENAIKALQKDAQLDQNGVLSGKTTMMLMDRLRTQIEQNDTQLMKAVELLKAQMGS from the coding sequence ATGAAAAAATTCCACTTTGCGATGCTACTTTTTCTTCTTGTCTTTTTAACAGCAGGAATTACGACCTTTGCATTAGCATTCGGGGATGAAAAGGTTGTCCAAAACCCAACGGTGAATGAGCGTGAGGAATTTGACAAGCTTTATACTGTTTTTGATACGCTGAAGCAAGATTATTTTAAAGATGTTAAGGATTCAAAATTAATAAACGGTGCGATCAATGGAATGATTGAAGCTCTCGATGATCCATATTCTGATTATATGAATGAAGAAGAGGCAAATAGCTTTCACCAGAGTATCTCCTCTTCGTTTGAAGGAATCGGTGCTGAAATTCAAGAACAAGACGGTCATATAGTTATTGTGACACCGTTAAAAGGATCACCAGCAGAGAAGGCAGGTTTAAAGCCAAACGATAAGGTTATTACAGTTGATGGTAAAAGCCTGCAAGGAATGAGTTCTACAGAGGCTGTGACTTTAATCCGTGGGAAAAAGGGAACGAAGGTCGAATTAAGTATCATGCGGACAGGTATGGAAGAACCTATGAATGTTTCGATTATCCGTGATACGATTCCGCTTCAAACTGTTTATGGCAAGATGCTTGATGGTGGGATTGCGCAGGTTCAAATTACCTCATTCTCTCAGAATACAACTTCTGACCTTGAAAAGGTATTAACAGAAATGAAAGACCAAGGTATGAAGGGACTTGTTTTAGATTTAAGACAAAATCCTGGTGGATTATTAGATCAAGCGATTAATATTTCAAGTATGTTTGTGCCAAATGGTAAAATCATCTTTAAAGTAGAAGACCGTGCTGGAAAAATACAGGAATATAAATCAGAAAATCAAGGCAATTCGACGACTCCACTTGTCGTTCTCATTGATAAAGGAAGTGCAAGTGCGTCTGAAATCTTTGCAGCTGCAGTTAGTGAAAGTGCTGGAATTCCGTTAGTGGGTGAAACCTCATTTGGTAAAGGAACCGTGCAAAGAGCACAGGACTTTGAGGATGGTTCTAATATAAAGTTAACAACAGAAAAGTGGTTAACACCAAAAGGAAACTGGATCCATCAAAAAGGGATTAAGCCGGATTATGAAGTGGCTTTGCCAGAGTACGCTTCGCTACAAATAATTGATCCAGAGAAGGAATACAAAATCTCATCCTCTGGTAATGAAGTAAAGTCAGCTCAAAAAATGCTTAAGGCAATTGGATTTGATCCTGGTCGAGAAGATGGATTCTTTGATCAGAACACAGAAAATGCCATTAAAGCCCTGCAAAAAGATGCGCAACTTGATCAAAATGGAGTTCTTAGTGGGAAAACGACGATGATGTTAATGGACCGTCTAAGAACGCAAATTGAACAAAATGATACCCAATTAATGAAAGCTGTCGAGCTTTTAAAAGCACAAATGGGCTCATAA